One part of the Methanofastidiosum sp. genome encodes these proteins:
- the proC gene encoding pyrroline-5-carboxylate reductase gives MFEVGIVGAGKIGSGIIKGLIEKKAFKGENIVLSDVSENILNPIKKEYGITISLDNKDVFSSSKIIILAVKPNLIAPVLDSIKDLNLKGKLIVSVAAGVPIAFIENILKDLAVIRVMPNISLSIGFSPSCYSIGKHVTNEEEKKFVGIFSNLGSVIKVSEEQMDAVTGLSGSGPAYVFYFLKALTEGGVKAGLSHEISKKLALDTLYGAVLMASSTDKSFDDLINMVKTPGGTTEKGLLKLEEYLVEKAIAEAVVSAKERSKELGEAYGKC, from the coding sequence ATGTTTGAAGTAGGGATAGTTGGAGCTGGAAAAATAGGCAGTGGTATTATTAAAGGATTAATTGAAAAAAAAGCCTTCAAAGGAGAAAATATTGTCCTAAGTGATGTATCAGAAAACATATTAAATCCTATTAAGAAAGAGTATGGGATAACTATATCTTTGGACAACAAAGATGTTTTTTCTTCATCTAAAATAATAATACTCGCAGTAAAACCTAATTTAATTGCGCCTGTACTAGATAGTATAAAGGACTTAAATTTAAAGGGAAAACTTATAGTTTCAGTTGCTGCGGGGGTCCCAATAGCATTTATAGAAAATATTCTCAAAGATTTAGCAGTTATTCGTGTCATGCCAAATATTTCCCTTTCAATTGGTTTTTCTCCTTCATGCTATTCAATTGGTAAACATGTGACAAACGAAGAAGAAAAGAAGTTCGTAGGTATTTTCAGTAATTTGGGCTCAGTCATAAAAGTTAGTGAAGAACAGATGGATGCTGTAACTGGGCTTTCTGGATCAGGGCCTGCTTACGTTTTCTACTTCTTAAAAGCTTTAACGGAGGGAGGGGTCAAAGCTGGTCTATCACATGAGATCTCAAAGAAGCTAGCTTTAGACACTCTTTATGGCGCAGTGTTAATGGCCTCTTCAACGGATAAAAGCTTTGATGATCTAATAAATATGGTAAAAACTCCTGGCGGAACAACGGAAAAAGGTTTATTAAAACTTGAGGAGTATCTCGTAGAAAAGGCTATAGCAGAAGCTGTTGTTAGTGCAAAGGAAAGATCCAAAGAATTAGGTGAAGCGTATGGAAAGTGTTAA
- a CDS encoding glutamate-5-semialdehyde dehydrogenase, whose amino-acid sequence MESVKDKAILAKEAFIILSNADTKDKNKALIFMAKSLDKNRKKILEANSLDVTEAKKLLEKGELTESLVKRLEVTDSKIDDMISGIKDVAKLEDPVGKTLSGIELDLGLELYQIAVPIGVIGMVFESRPDVVPQIISLALKSGNGVLLKGGRESAKTNRAIYEVLTDSIKNKSIPKNAFQLLEKREEINEMLKLDKYIDLIIPRGSNDFVRFVQSNTKIPVLGHSDGICHAYVDKKYDEKKALGVCFDAKVQYPAVCNAIETLLVHEKSAKKFLPKIGRMYKEAKVEMRCCPQSYEILKELKVKKAKERDWSTEYNDLIISIKVVKSLEDAVIHINKYGSHHTDTIITEDKKASEYFLNFVDSSSVMLNASTRFADGFRYGKGAEIGISTGKIHARGPTGMEGMLIYKYKLIGNGHKVSDYVGKNAKPYTHRKL is encoded by the coding sequence ATGGAAAGTGTTAAGGATAAGGCCATTTTAGCAAAGGAAGCTTTCATTATACTCTCTAATGCAGATACGAAGGATAAAAACAAAGCATTAATCTTTATGGCAAAATCACTTGACAAGAACAGGAAAAAGATTTTGGAAGCAAATAGTTTAGATGTGACCGAAGCAAAAAAACTTCTAGAAAAAGGAGAGCTAACTGAATCTCTAGTAAAAAGGCTTGAGGTCACAGATTCAAAGATTGATGATATGATCAGTGGTATCAAAGATGTGGCTAAGCTAGAGGACCCAGTTGGGAAAACTCTTAGTGGAATTGAACTTGATTTGGGATTAGAACTATACCAAATTGCCGTACCAATTGGGGTAATTGGGATGGTATTTGAATCAAGGCCTGATGTGGTACCACAGATTATTTCTCTTGCACTCAAAAGTGGGAATGGTGTCTTGTTAAAAGGCGGAAGAGAATCGGCAAAAACAAATAGGGCAATTTACGAAGTTTTGACTGACTCGATTAAAAATAAATCAATTCCAAAAAATGCATTCCAGCTCCTTGAAAAGAGAGAAGAAATAAATGAAATGTTAAAACTTGATAAGTACATAGACCTCATAATTCCAAGAGGGTCAAATGATTTTGTGAGATTTGTACAGTCTAACACTAAAATTCCTGTCTTGGGCCACTCGGATGGGATATGCCATGCCTATGTCGATAAAAAATATGATGAGAAAAAGGCTCTTGGTGTTTGTTTTGATGCAAAGGTGCAGTACCCTGCGGTATGCAATGCTATTGAAACATTGCTAGTACATGAAAAATCAGCTAAGAAGTTCCTCCCAAAAATTGGAAGGATGTACAAAGAAGCCAAGGTAGAAATGAGATGTTGCCCTCAAAGCTATGAGATCCTAAAGGAGTTAAAAGTAAAAAAAGCCAAGGAGAGAGACTGGTCAACTGAATATAATGACCTGATAATCTCAATCAAAGTTGTGAAATCCTTAGAAGATGCGGTCATCCATATTAATAAATATGGTTCCCACCACACTGACACCATAATAACAGAGGATAAAAAAGCGAGTGAGTATTTCTTGAACTTTGTTGATTCTTCATCTGTAATGCTTAATGCTTCAACAAGATTTGCAGACGGCTTTAGATATGGAAAAGGTGCAGAGATAGGGATAAGCACCGGAAAGATTCATGCAAGAGGCCCAACAGGCATGGAAGGGATGCTAATCTATAAGTATAAATTAATTGGGAATGGCCACAAAGTCTCAGACTATGTTGGGAAAAATGCAAAGCCGTATACACACAGAAAATTATGA
- the topA gene encoding DNA topoisomerase I — protein sequence MNTLILTEKPNVAEKIANFLGKAKKNQHEGIKYYEVDEGDNKIFVVSAVGHLYKLRQRTPIRDYPFFDVEWVETFKNSKKSKYVEPYVRLIEEISKDMDTFVNACDYDIEGSVIGHNALLYGAKTDISKSFRMKFSSLTKDEIISAYENLNPPDYQMINAGLARHVLDWYYGINTSKAMTESLKKVSGRYVTLSAGRVQTPTLKFLLEREFEIGQFVSEPYWILFIEFKKDGISVKASYQKEFFDEKEALTIFKDIKSKPALVKEISKKEKRINPPYPFDLGTLQKEAYKNFSFLPKRTQDIAQSLYEAGLISYPRTSSQKYPKSLNLRVIVEKLKKIEDYSNHCNELLKTELVPTEGKKDDPAHPAIHPTGELPKKLNDDQAKLYDLIVKRFFAVFAAPYIYQSISVEIDVNGHSFFASGRVGIDPGFLKYYGDYSGVEEVILPELFEGEKIEKISPKKEEKATKPPPRYNPSSVVSEMEKLGIGTKATRANIVDILYDRNYIDGRQIIVTDLGEGIVGTLEKYCPDIVSVELTKHFEEQMEKIQENEITKEEILSEAKDKLTDIFSKFKEKEEDIGKELLVYLEREERRRNYVGICPMCGEGELFIRTGRFGPFIACQRYPECNATFSLPSNCLVTPTEDKCKICGFPVVIATRKRSRPQTVCINLECPSKNNYSAPMDGKNCPRCGAGLVIKKSFYGPFIGCSSYPKCRYTEKILEEKVEEN from the coding sequence ATGAACACCCTCATATTGACAGAAAAACCAAATGTAGCCGAAAAGATTGCAAACTTTCTCGGCAAGGCCAAGAAAAATCAGCATGAGGGCATAAAGTACTATGAAGTTGATGAAGGAGACAATAAAATTTTTGTTGTTTCTGCTGTTGGTCACCTTTACAAGTTGAGGCAGAGGACGCCTATTAGAGATTATCCTTTTTTTGATGTGGAGTGGGTTGAAACCTTCAAGAACAGCAAGAAAAGTAAGTATGTTGAGCCATATGTCAGGCTTATTGAAGAGATATCAAAGGACATGGACACATTTGTAAATGCTTGCGACTACGATATCGAAGGTTCTGTAATAGGCCATAATGCGCTTTTATATGGTGCAAAGACAGATATATCAAAATCATTCAGAATGAAATTCTCTTCCCTAACAAAGGATGAGATAATCTCTGCCTATGAAAATCTAAATCCACCAGACTACCAAATGATAAATGCGGGTCTTGCAAGGCACGTCCTTGACTGGTACTATGGTATTAACACCTCAAAGGCGATGACAGAATCACTGAAGAAAGTCTCAGGGAGGTATGTCACACTTTCCGCCGGTAGAGTCCAGACCCCAACTTTGAAATTTTTATTGGAGAGGGAGTTTGAGATAGGCCAGTTTGTATCTGAGCCCTATTGGATTCTTTTTATCGAATTCAAAAAGGATGGCATCTCTGTCAAAGCCTCTTACCAAAAAGAGTTTTTTGATGAGAAGGAAGCTTTAACAATTTTTAAAGACATCAAGAGTAAACCTGCACTGGTAAAGGAGATATCAAAGAAGGAAAAGAGAATTAATCCACCATACCCATTTGATCTGGGTACCCTCCAGAAAGAGGCCTACAAGAACTTTAGCTTTCTACCAAAAAGGACTCAAGACATTGCACAGTCACTTTATGAGGCAGGTCTTATTTCTTACCCTAGAACTTCATCTCAAAAATACCCTAAAAGCCTGAATTTACGGGTTATCGTGGAAAAGCTAAAGAAAATAGAAGATTATTCAAATCACTGCAATGAATTGTTAAAAACTGAGCTCGTGCCTACAGAGGGGAAAAAGGACGATCCGGCCCATCCTGCAATTCACCCAACAGGAGAGCTACCAAAAAAACTTAATGATGACCAAGCAAAGCTATATGATCTAATTGTCAAAAGATTCTTTGCTGTTTTTGCAGCACCCTATATTTATCAATCAATTTCAGTTGAGATTGATGTAAACGGCCACTCATTTTTTGCAAGCGGAAGAGTTGGAATTGACCCTGGATTTTTGAAATACTATGGCGATTATTCCGGCGTAGAAGAGGTAATTCTGCCGGAGCTTTTTGAAGGAGAGAAGATAGAAAAGATTTCTCCAAAGAAGGAAGAAAAGGCGACAAAGCCACCGCCTCGCTATAATCCCTCGTCAGTAGTCTCTGAGATGGAAAAGCTTGGTATTGGAACAAAGGCAACAAGAGCCAATATTGTTGACATCTTATATGATAGAAACTATATTGATGGTCGGCAGATAATTGTAACTGACCTTGGAGAAGGTATAGTAGGGACTCTAGAAAAGTACTGCCCCGATATTGTGTCAGTAGAACTAACAAAGCACTTCGAAGAGCAGATGGAAAAAATACAGGAAAATGAGATAACAAAAGAAGAAATCCTTTCAGAGGCAAAGGATAAACTCACTGATATTTTTTCAAAGTTCAAAGAAAAAGAGGAAGATATCGGAAAGGAGCTTCTGGTATACCTTGAAAGGGAAGAGAGAAGGAGAAACTATGTCGGGATTTGTCCAATGTGCGGAGAGGGAGAGCTTTTCATTAGAACAGGGAGGTTTGGCCCTTTCATAGCTTGCCAAAGATATCCGGAGTGCAACGCAACATTTTCCTTGCCAAGTAACTGCCTTGTTACGCCAACAGAAGACAAATGTAAAATCTGCGGATTTCCAGTTGTTATTGCAACAAGGAAAAGATCTAGACCCCAGACGGTCTGTATAAATCTTGAGTGCCCTTCGAAGAACAACTATTCAGCGCCAATGGATGGGAAAAACTGCCCACGATGCGGAGCGGGCCTTGTCATAAAGAAATCCTTCTACGGCCCTTTTATTGGATGCAGTAGTTATCCAAAGTGCAGGTATACTGAAAAGATTCTGGAAGAAAAAGTTGAAGAGAACTAG
- the proB gene encoding glutamate 5-kinase — protein MTDRKEYFKGIKKIVVKIGTSSLTAKDGKFNKEFASDIARQVSILKSEGKDIILVSSGAIGTGCEALEFKERPKSIPLKQATAAVGQSILMHEWSQVFAKYGLKVAQILLTYDAFSDRKTYLNLRNSMSVLLELNVIPIINENDPICVHEIGETFGDNDTLSAMVSSKVEADLLILMTDIDGLYTKNPKKSKDAKKIAIIEEITPEILSFGGGAGEKGTGGMKTKLEAAKIAQKSGCFMVIASSEEKDLISRVMSGEDIGTLFLPSKNIEKNKIRWISLAKPKGKIIIDEGAKNALFDHKSLLPRGIVNVEGEFDAGDIVALETDNEIFAKGITNYTKKELEKIKGKNTDEIEPILGYKNYNEIIKSENIGIIKK, from the coding sequence ATGACTGACAGAAAAGAGTATTTCAAGGGCATAAAAAAAATCGTTGTAAAAATAGGTACTTCAAGCCTTACCGCTAAAGATGGAAAATTCAATAAAGAATTTGCAAGTGATATTGCAAGACAAGTTTCAATACTTAAATCAGAAGGAAAAGACATAATACTAGTTTCTTCAGGTGCAATAGGAACAGGATGCGAGGCTTTAGAATTCAAAGAACGCCCAAAATCAATACCACTTAAACAGGCAACCGCTGCTGTTGGTCAGAGCATTCTCATGCATGAATGGAGCCAAGTTTTTGCAAAATACGGATTAAAAGTTGCCCAGATCCTTCTAACTTATGATGCATTTTCAGATAGAAAGACTTACCTAAATCTCAGGAACAGCATGTCTGTTCTTTTGGAGCTAAATGTAATACCTATAATTAATGAAAATGATCCTATATGCGTACATGAAATTGGTGAAACATTTGGGGACAATGATACACTATCAGCTATGGTGTCAAGTAAGGTTGAAGCTGATTTACTAATACTAATGACCGATATAGACGGGTTATATACAAAAAATCCTAAGAAATCAAAGGATGCTAAAAAAATAGCGATAATTGAAGAAATAACACCAGAAATTCTAAGCTTTGGTGGCGGTGCTGGAGAAAAGGGCACCGGCGGGATGAAAACGAAATTAGAAGCCGCAAAGATAGCTCAAAAATCAGGATGCTTTATGGTCATTGCATCAAGTGAAGAAAAAGATTTAATTTCTAGAGTTATGTCTGGAGAAGATATTGGTACGCTCTTCCTCCCCTCTAAAAATATTGAAAAAAACAAGATAAGGTGGATCTCTCTAGCAAAACCTAAGGGCAAGATTATTATTGATGAGGGAGCAAAAAATGCTCTTTTCGATCACAAGAGTCTATTGCCTCGAGGTATCGTTAATGTAGAAGGGGAATTTGACGCAGGGGATATAGTTGCTCTTGAGACAGATAACGAAATTTTTGCCAAGGGAATTACAAATTATACTAAAAAAGAACTAGAAAAAATTAAAGGGAAAAATACCGATGAAATAGAGCCTATTTTAGGATACAAAAATTACAATGAAATAATAAAAAGTGAAAATATAGGGATAATAAAAAAATAG